Within the Dolichospermum compactum NIES-806 genome, the region GCCAAATGGTTACAATCTACAGGTTGGGAAGTTTTGCAGCGGCGCTTTTGCTGTCGTTGGGGAGAAATTGATATTATTGCCCAATATCAAGATACAATGCTGGCGTTTGTTGAAGTGAAAACCCGCAGTTCTGGTAATTGGGATGAAGGGGGAAAAAATGCCATTACTCCCCAAAAACAGGCAAAAATCTGGCGGACGGCGGAAATATTTTTAGCTAAATATCCACAAAAAGCTGATTATGCTTGTCGCTTTGATGTGGCACTTGTTCATTATCAATTACAAAGTAGAAAGATGATTAGCGGAGAATTTTTAGAGCGTTTATCTATATCTGGGTATGAGTTTAAGCTGCTACAATATATTGAGGCAGCTTTTGAACAATAGTAATCATGATTGCAAAATTATTTTTACTTTGCGACACTTCATTTAGAATTGTTTAAGCGAGTGTTTCTGGACAGTAGCCTAAACCTCGAACAAATTGTTGTCTAAATGCTTCAATTTCTTCTTTTTCCGGGCTACCATGAGAAACAACTGCTACTTGGTAACGACGCATTACGTCTACGGGTGTTTGTCCAGATTCTAAACTCCAAAATGCCATTTGGACTCTCATTGGTGGCTGATAGCTAATTCCCAATTCACTCAAGAAAGCTCGAAAATCGCCATCTTGTTGATCTGAGACTGTTTCTTTGAGTTTAATTCTGACTACCCAACCATCAATTTGATGAATCACACTGACAAAGGACAGGGGAAGTTGTGGTCTACCATGTAAGTATTGAACGATTCTCAGGGTGAGGGTGGCATTGCCTAGATAGTATAAGTATTCCATCATAATTTTATGGGATTAAGTTTAGTTCTACCTATCTATCTTCGTTAATGGGGTGGGGTTCTGGGTAGGGTAAAAGCACCCATTGTTCTATGGGGAGATTTACCCAATAATTTAGAAGTCACCGAGTCAGGAGTCAGAATGAAGAATAAAGAATGAAGAAGATGGAAAGAAGATGGAAAGACGAGGGAGTAAAAGTGATGTATAGCGGTTAAAGTAAGTTTTGTAGCTCATTTAAGTGCATACTATTATAACAATTTAACAATTACTTAATTAATATGAAGCAACAAATAATACAAGATAACGTAGAAACACAAAATGTTAATTTAGATTGTTCGTTGTCTGGTTATGACTACGAACTTCCACCAGGACTAATTGCCCAAAACCCTGCTGTTCCTAGAGATAGTTCTAAGTTATTGGTGGTAAATTCTCCCGAAACTGCTAAAAGTATACCACCTCTACATCATATTTTCCGTGATTTGTCGGAATTGCTGAAAGCGGGTGATTTATTAGTTATGAATAATACAAAAGTAATTCCCGCTCGGCTATATGGCTGTAAGGATACAGGTGCGGGGGTGGAAGTGTTGCTGTTGGAGGAACGAGGACATAATTGCTGGTTGGCTTTGGTGAAGCCTGGAAAGCGCTTTAAGGTGGGTAGTGAGATTATTTTTACAGCGGGGGGAGATGGGAATAAACAGGAATTGAGGGCGACAGTTGTTGAGTCAGATCCAGAAACTGGGGGGCGATTATTACAGTTTGATTTGCCCCCAGCAGTTCCTTTAGTGCAGGTGTTAGGGAAGTTTGGACAGATTCCCCTACCTCCTTATATTACGGCTTCTACGGCGGCTGATGAACAGTATCAGACGGTGTATGCGGCTGAACAGGGAGCGATCGCAGCCCCAACAGCAGGATTACATTTTACACCGGAATTATTAGAAAAATTGCGTAATAATGGCATTAATCAAGCTTTTATTACTCTTCATGTTGGTGTCGGTACTTTCCGCCCGGTGGAGGTAGAAGATGTCACTACCCACGCTATGCACGAAGAATGGATTGAAGTTACTGCTGATACCGTTGAGCAAATTCGGGCTACTCAGGCTGCTGGGGGACGAATTATTGCGGTGGGGACAACAGTGGTAAGAGCTTTAGAAGGTGCGGCACAATCTGGGGATTTACAGCCCTTTGTCGGGAAAACAAACTTATTTATTTATCCTGGCTATAAATGGCAGGTTGTGCAGGGGTTAATCACCAATTTTCATTTACCCCGTTCTAGTTTATTGATGCTGGTTAGTGCTTTGATTGGTAGAGAAAGACTATTGGATCTTTATCGGCAGGCAATTAGTTTTGAATACCGCTTCTACTCTTTTGGTGATGCTATGTTGATCTTACCAGAAGGGAAAAGTATTCAATTATGAATTTTTGATGAAGTGATGGATAATCTAATTTAGATTGGATTCAGTATGACTAAAGGGTAGTGAGTCATGTATCAAAAATGCCATAAATCTCCGTCTTTTAACATAGCTAAGGCTACATACAAGCAAGTATTAATGAGTATCGTTTCTACTTCTTCTGCATTTTTAATCTTGACTTTACCTGCAATTATTAATTCTCCCATAAGAACTAACTTTCTTATCTTCCCTATTCCCTATTCCCTATTCCCTATTCCCTATATTGGTAAACGATTAATATCTTTATTACAACCAATTACAACCATTGCAGAACCTTTTTCTAAGCGTTTAGTTGGTTCGGGATTAATGATAAATTTACCATCATGACTGACAGCCAACATATTTAAACCGTAGCGGTTACGCAGTTGAAGTTCAGCAATGGTTCTTCCATGAAATTCATCAGGGACAATTAACTCCACAATACTGTTATCTGGGTCAAGATCAAATCTTTCTAAAATTCCCGGTTTAGTGAGTGTTCGTGCTAAAGCACAACCAGCTTCATATTCTGGAAATACTACATGATCTGCTCCTACTCGTTGTAATAATTTGCGGTGAACCTCACTAGAGGCTTTTGCAACTACGTGAGGTACACCACCTTCTTTGACATTTAAGGTAGTAATAATACTTTCCTGAACGTAGTTACCAATAGCGACAATAACGGTATCAAATTCAAAAATTCCGGCTTCTTTTAGTGCTGCTGATTCCGTTGAATCTAATTGTAAAGCATGACCAACTATTTCTTCATTCAGAGCTTCAGAAACCCGTTTTTCATCAACATCTGTAGCTAACACTTGATAACCTAAATTATGCAATGTTGAACAGACAGAACGACCAAAGCGACCTAATCCAATGACAGCAAATTGTTGGTTATCTTTACGTAAACTGCGAAGAAATTTTAATGATGAAAGGTTCATAATTTGTCAGTTGTTAGTTGTCAGTTTTCAGTTGCTAAATTCTTTTATCCAACAAGGAGATTTTCTTCGGGGTAGTGAATTCTGCTAGGACGAGGATCACCTAAGATAGATGACATTAATAATAAAATACCAACGCGACCAATATACATTGTGAGAATTAAAATTAATTTGGCTGCGGTAGAAACAGTAGCGGTAATTCCTGTGGAAAGTCCGACTGTACCAAAGGCTGATACTACTTCAAAAAGAATTTGAATAAAAGCCAATGTGGGGTCAGTAATACTAATTAAAACCGTTGCAACAATCACTGTTGCTAGTGAACCAAACACTACCCCCACAGCTTTTAAAATTAAAGAAATGGCAATTTTACGATTATACAACAATACCTGTTCTTTGCCTTGAAGAATTGCCTTTGTACAACTGGTCAGAACTCGTAAAGTAGTGGTTTTTATTCCTCCTCCTGTACCTCCAGGACTTGCGCCAATAAACATGAGGGCAATCATAATAAATAATCCGGCATTAGTCATTTTTCCAATGTCAATGCTATTAAAACCAGCGGTTCTGGTGCTGACTGATTGAAACCAAGCCGCTAATATTTTATCAGATAAACTTAATTTTCCAAAGACGCTATCGTTTCTGATTTCTATAAAGAAAATTGCAATTGTTCCTAACACTAATAAAATTAAAGTAGTGCTAGTTGCAACTTTAAAATCCAGGGAAAATATTAAACAACTTGTTTTTTTGATGATCCGATTACGCTGATAACTAAAGCTATCTCGCAACCACAAATACATATCCAAGATAACTTGATAACCAATACCTCCAAAGATAATTAAACAGCCAATTGTGATAATCACTAAAGGAGAAGATTGATAACCAATTAAATTATCTTTAAATAAACTAAATCCAGCATTGTTCCAAGCACTGACACTGTGAAAAATAGCTAACCAAGTTCCTTCTTGCCAACCTTTTTCGGGAACAAAGGCTATCATTAATAAAAATACTCCTGTGAGTTCAAACAATAAGGTAGTCGCAATAATAGAACGGATAATTTGAGAGCTACCACTCATGCCTGGACGGTCTAAAGCTTGTTGAATTGCTACTTTTTGTCTCAGGTCAAACTTTCTGCCAATTAATAATATTAAAAATGTGGTAGTTGTCATATAACCCAAACCACCAATTTGTGCTAATAGGGCAATAAATAACTGACCTAAAAAAGAAAATTCAGTGCCAGTATCTACTACTGCTAATCCTGTGACACAAACCGCTGAAGTTGAAGTAAATAGAGCGACAATGGGGTCATTCCAATTACCATTACCAGTTGAAAAAGGCATTGTCAAGAGAATTGCTCCCAAAAGAATGACAGCAATAAATCCCAAACAAATTGTCCGCGCAACAGTCATAAGTGATTAAAAATGAAGAAATTTCATGCAGTTAGGTTATTTTTATATATTCCCAAGGTAGAATTAATGAGTTATTCCCTGGCGTAAAAATATCCCTATAGCGGTTATTGGTTGAGTGAAATACAAGAACCCAACCCCCTCCCCGCAAGCGAGGAGGGGGCTTATGACTGTATTTCATTCAAGTACATACCGTTATATCTAATTAAAAACATAAATGGTAGCCTAAGAATAAGTTTTTTTGCAGTTTCTTGTCATCTTTATTATTATTAAATTCATGAGTCAAATACTTTACAAACAAATTCAGGAATTTTACGATGCTTCTTCCAGTTTGTGGGAACAGATTTGGGGGGAACATATGCATCATGGTTATTACGGTGTAGATGGTAAACAGGTGAAAGAACGCCGTCAGGCACAAATTGATTTAATTGAAGAATTGTTAAAATGGGCTGATGTTAAGGGTGCGGAAAATATTCTTGATGTCGGCTGTGGGATTGGTGGTAGTTCTTTATACTTGGCTGAAAAGTTTGGGGCAAATGCTACGGGAATTACATTGAGTCCTGTACAAGCTGCTAGAGCTACTGAAAGGTCTTTGGCAATGAGTTTGAGTCAAAAGACTAGATTCATGGTTGCTAATGCCCAGGAAATGCCTTTTGAGGATAATTCTTTTGATTTGGTGTGGTCGCTGGAAAGCGGTGAACATATGCCAGATAAAACCAAGTTTTTGCAAGAGTGCTATCGCGTATTAAAGCCCGGTGGAACTTTGATTATGGTGACATGGTGTCATCGGAATACGGATAAGTCCCCGCTAACAAAGGATGAGAAAAAGCACTTAGAAGATATTTATCGAGTCTATTGTTTACCTTATGTTATCTCTTTAGCGGAGTATGAAGCGATCGCTTGGCAATTGCCTTTAAATAATATTCGCACGGCTGATTGGTCAACCGCTGTTGCTCCTTTTTGGAATGTGGTAATTGATTCGGCTTTTACACCCCAAGCATTTATCGGTCTATTAATGGCTGGTTGGACTACAATTCAGGGGGCATTATCTTTAGGTTTAATGCGTCGAGGTTATGAAACTGGATTGGTTCGGTTTGGATTATTACGGGGAACAAAGTAAGTCCAATTTTGTGTAAAGATGTACTCAATTTAAAAATAAACCAACCACAGAGGCACAGAGGACACAGAGGAGAAAAAGACAAGTTTAGGAAATTCGGCGCAGTTTCATAAGGAAATGGTATCAGTCCAATTCCTTTAGGTGCTTAAGAACAAAAAAGAACAAAATATGAATCAATTTTATCAACAAAATTCGGCTATTTCTCCAAAAACTTGGTTTTATTCTTTTTGGAAATTTTCCCGTCCCCATACAATTATGGGAACAACTTTGAGTGTCTTGGGTTTATATTTAATTACCCTGGGTGTCACTTCAACAAATTTTTCTAGTTTGCATATTAGTCAGATTTTAGCAACATGGGTTGCTTGCATAAGTGGCAATATTTATATTGTTGGTTTGAATCAATTAGAAGATATTGACATTGATAAAATCAATAAACCTGATTTACCTCTAGCATCGGGGGAATTTACCAGAGGACAAGGACAATTAATTGTTATTATTGCTGGTATTGTTGCCTTAGCTTTAGCATGGCTAACTGGACCGTTTTTAATGGGCATGGTGACAATAAGTTTAGCAATTGGTACGGCTTATTCTTTACCACCAATTCGTTTAAAACAGTTTCCTTTTTGGGCTGCTTTGTGTATTTTTTCGGTGCGGGGAACTATTGTTAATTTAGGTTTGTTTTTGCATTTTAGTTGGGTATTGCAAAGAAGCCAAGGGATTCCGGGGGCAGTTTGGGCGTTAACAGTGTTTATCTTAGTATTTACATTTGCGATCGCTATCTTCAAAGATATTCCTGATATGGAAGGAGATAGATTTTACAATATCACAACTTTTACCCTCCAACTCGGACAAAAAAAAGTATTTAATCTCGCACTTTGGGTATTAACTATCTGTTATGTAGGCATGATTTTAGTAGCCTTATTCCATCTTGCGGAAGTCAACACTATATTCATCTTAATTACTCATACAGTAGCCTTAATTGTGATGTGGTGGCAAGGTGCAGGAGTTGATTTACAAGACAAACAAGCCATTACTAATTTCTATCAATTTATCTGGAAATTGTTTTTCATTGAATACCTAATTTTTCCCGTCTCCTGTTTATTAGCTTAAACTCATGTTAGAAACATTTCCTAGTTCCAATATTATCGCCCTTTCTGTAGTTATTTTTGGTCTTGCCATTCTTGGTTATTTGAGTATCAAAACATTGATTACCTCCAACTTATTTCAGAAAGGCATCAACTTTTATCAAGCCAAAGATTTTGAAAATGCCGAAATAGTCTTGAGGAAAGTTATTGCTATCAACTCTACCAACGATATGGTACGTTTGTTATTAGGAGATATTTTAAATCAGA harbors:
- a CDS encoding YraN family protein, which encodes MANPSPLNYADIGNIGEDLVAKWLQSTGWEVLQRRFCCRWGEIDIIAQYQDTMLAFVEVKTRSSGNWDEGGKNAITPQKQAKIWRTAEIFLAKYPQKADYACRFDVALVHYQLQSRKMISGEFLERLSISGYEFKLLQYIEAAFEQ
- a CDS encoding methyltransferase domain-containing protein; amino-acid sequence: MSQILYKQIQEFYDASSSLWEQIWGEHMHHGYYGVDGKQVKERRQAQIDLIEELLKWADVKGAENILDVGCGIGGSSLYLAEKFGANATGITLSPVQAARATERSLAMSLSQKTRFMVANAQEMPFEDNSFDLVWSLESGEHMPDKTKFLQECYRVLKPGGTLIMVTWCHRNTDKSPLTKDEKKHLEDIYRVYCLPYVISLAEYEAIAWQLPLNNIRTADWSTAVAPFWNVVIDSAFTPQAFIGLLMAGWTTIQGALSLGLMRRGYETGLVRFGLLRGTK
- a CDS encoding TrkH family potassium uptake protein, producing MTVARTICLGFIAVILLGAILLTMPFSTGNGNWNDPIVALFTSTSAVCVTGLAVVDTGTEFSFLGQLFIALLAQIGGLGYMTTTTFLILLIGRKFDLRQKVAIQQALDRPGMSGSSQIIRSIIATTLLFELTGVFLLMIAFVPEKGWQEGTWLAIFHSVSAWNNAGFSLFKDNLIGYQSSPLVIITIGCLIIFGGIGYQVILDMYLWLRDSFSYQRNRIIKKTSCLIFSLDFKVATSTTLILLVLGTIAIFFIEIRNDSVFGKLSLSDKILAAWFQSVSTRTAGFNSIDIGKMTNAGLFIMIALMFIGASPGGTGGGIKTTTLRVLTSCTKAILQGKEQVLLYNRKIAISLILKAVGVVFGSLATVIVATVLISITDPTLAFIQILFEVVSAFGTVGLSTGITATVSTAAKLILILTMYIGRVGILLLMSSILGDPRPSRIHYPEENLLVG
- a CDS encoding homogentisate phytyltransferase is translated as MNQFYQQNSAISPKTWFYSFWKFSRPHTIMGTTLSVLGLYLITLGVTSTNFSSLHISQILATWVACISGNIYIVGLNQLEDIDIDKINKPDLPLASGEFTRGQGQLIVIIAGIVALALAWLTGPFLMGMVTISLAIGTAYSLPPIRLKQFPFWAALCIFSVRGTIVNLGLFLHFSWVLQRSQGIPGAVWALTVFILVFTFAIAIFKDIPDMEGDRFYNITTFTLQLGQKKVFNLALWVLTICYVGMILVALFHLAEVNTIFILITHTVALIVMWWQGAGVDLQDKQAITNFYQFIWKLFFIEYLIFPVSCLLA
- a CDS encoding tetratricopeptide repeat protein, whose translation is MLETFPSSNIIALSVVIFGLAILGYLSIKTLITSNLFQKGINFYQAKDFENAEIVLRKVIAINSTNDMVRLLLGDILNQKGQIVEAKALFCEVIDSSPKNPDAYLRLANILMQEQQETEAKANLVQAKELLQKQRQPERAKKVSQLLDKMSKL
- the queA gene encoding tRNA preQ1(34) S-adenosylmethionine ribosyltransferase-isomerase QueA codes for the protein MKQQIIQDNVETQNVNLDCSLSGYDYELPPGLIAQNPAVPRDSSKLLVVNSPETAKSIPPLHHIFRDLSELLKAGDLLVMNNTKVIPARLYGCKDTGAGVEVLLLEERGHNCWLALVKPGKRFKVGSEIIFTAGGDGNKQELRATVVESDPETGGRLLQFDLPPAVPLVQVLGKFGQIPLPPYITASTAADEQYQTVYAAEQGAIAAPTAGLHFTPELLEKLRNNGINQAFITLHVGVGTFRPVEVEDVTTHAMHEEWIEVTADTVEQIRATQAAGGRIIAVGTTVVRALEGAAQSGDLQPFVGKTNLFIYPGYKWQVVQGLITNFHLPRSSLLMLVSALIGRERLLDLYRQAISFEYRFYSFGDAMLILPEGKSIQL
- a CDS encoding potassium channel family protein, translated to MNLSSLKFLRSLRKDNQQFAVIGLGRFGRSVCSTLHNLGYQVLATDVDEKRVSEALNEEIVGHALQLDSTESAALKEAGIFEFDTVIVAIGNYVQESIITTLNVKEGGVPHVVAKASSEVHRKLLQRVGADHVVFPEYEAGCALARTLTKPGILERFDLDPDNSIVELIVPDEFHGRTIAELQLRNRYGLNMLAVSHDGKFIINPEPTKRLEKGSAMVVIGCNKDINRLPI